In the Podospora pseudocomata strain CBS 415.72m chromosome 5, whole genome shotgun sequence genome, one interval contains:
- a CDS encoding hypothetical protein (COG:U; BUSCO:EOG0926074Y; EggNog:ENOG503NW3Q), whose amino-acid sequence MQSASGMLTKFESKSSRAKGIAFHPKRPWILVSLHSSTIQLWDYRMGTLIDRFEEHDGPVRGVDFHKTQPLFVSGGDDYKIKVWSYQTRRCLFTLNGHLDYIRTVFFHNELPWIVSASDDQTIRIWNWQNRSLLCTMTGHNHYVMCAQFHPKDADLVVSASLDQTVRVWDISGLRKKHSAPASIYESQMNQANQQQADMFGNTDAVVKFVLEGHDRGVNWVSFHPSMPLIVSAGDDRLIKLWRMSETKAWEVDTCRGHFQNASGCLFHPHQDLILSAGEDKTIRVWDLNKRTAVHTFKRENDRFWVIAAHPEINLFAAGHDNGVMVFKLERERPASAVYQNQLFYITKEKHVKSYDLQKNVESPTLLSLKKLGSPWVPPRTLSYNPAERSVLVTSPADGGSYELINLPRDGTGAIEPTESKRGSGNSAIFVARNRFAVLNTAAQTIDIKDLQNNVTRSFKPPLGTSDIYFGGTGNLLIITPTAVHLYDVQQKKTTAELAVNGVKYVVWSNDGLYAALLSKHNVTIVTKTLEQVSTLHETIRIKSATWDDAGVLLYSTLNHVKYTLLNGDNGIVRTLDQTVYLVRVKGRNVYCLDRTAKPRILQIDPTEYRFKLALVKRNYEEMLHIIQNSSLVGQSIISYLQKKGYPEIALQFVQDPTTRFELAIECGNLEVAVEMAKQLDRPKLWTRLSAEALAHGNHSIVEMCYQKLKQFDKLSFLYLTTGDEAKLTRMAKIAEHRGDFGSRFQNALYLGEVEDRIQMFKEIDLYPLAYATAKAHGLEEECQSILEAAGLTEDELNFATFGEPLTPPKPVVPTYKANWPTKATSQSFFEKALLGQMEGLSLEDESAAVNGVDAEAEEDGAKRDLLGDADEEEEDAGGWDMGDDVVPEIEEGLADVNIAEAGGAGSSEADLWARNSPLAVDHAAGGSFESAMQLLNRQVGAVNFAPLKSRFLEVYQASKTYLPASAGLPPLVNYVRRTVEEADLRKVLPVIPRDLEYLAEHDLHRGYKCMKTNKLEEGVTIFKNILHSLLVNAVGSEDEVAEAKKVITAAAEYTLAMSIELERRSLGTPEAILANPELLKRNLELAAYFTIPKIEVAHRQLALSNAMTQSMRSKNYSSALSFANRIISNGDAGGALAKLLEAARRNKATCERNPHDAVEIEFDQFAEFEICAASYTPIYSGTSYEECAFDGSKYHTKYKGTVCKVCEVCEVGKHGSGLKLFA is encoded by the exons aTGCAGTCCGCTTCGGGCATGCTCACAAAG TTCGAGTCCAAGTCGTCGCGCGCAAAGGGAATCGCATTCCATCCCAAACG ACCATGGATCCTCGTCTCGCTTCACTCCTCGACCATTCAGCTTTGGGACTACCGTATGGGCACACTGATTGACCGATTCGAAGAGCACGATGGCCCCGTCCGCGGTGTCGACTTCCACAAGACGCAG CCCCTGTTCGTCTCGGGTGGTGACGATTACAAGATCAAGGTCTGGTCTTACCAGACCAGGAGGTGTCTGTTCACCCTGAACGGTCACTTGGACTACATTCGAACCGTCTTCTTCCACAACGAGCTCCCTTGGATTGTCAGCGCCTCTGACGATCAGACGATTCGGATATGGAACTGGCAGAACCGCTCCCTGC TTTGCACCATGACGGGCCACAACCACTATGTCATGTGTGCCCAATTCCACCCCAAGGATGCCGACCTCGTCGTGTCCGCCTCGCTCGATCAGACTGTTCGTGTTTGGGATA TCTCCGGCTTGCGCAAGAAACACTCCGCCCCTGCGTCCATCTACGAAAGTCAAATGAACCAggccaaccaacaacaagccgATATGTTTGGAAACACCGATGCCGTCGTCAAATTCGTTCTCGAGGGTCACGATAGAGGCGTTAACTGGGTCTCGTTCCACCCTTCCATGCCCCTGATAGTGTCGGCGGGCGACGATCGTCTCATCAAGTTGTGGCGCATGAGCGAAACCAAGGCGTGGGAGGTCGATACTTGCCGCGGGCATTTCCAGAACGCCAGTGGGTGCTTGTTCCACCCTCACCAGGACCTCATTCTTTCGGCCGGCGAGGATAAGACGATTCGTGTTTGGGATCTTAACAAGCGTACGGCGGTACACACGTTCAAAAGAGAAAACGACAGATTCTGGGTCATCGCCGCGCATCCCGAGATCAACCTTTTCGCTGCTGGACACGATAATGGTGTAATGGTGTTCAAGTTGGAGCGCGAGAGACCCGCGTCGGCTGTTTACCAAAACCAGCTCTTCTATATCACCAAGGAGAAGCATGTCAAGTCATACGACCTGCAAAAGAACGTCGAGTCCCCAACTCTGCTGTCTCTCAAGAAGCTGGGCAGCCCCTGGGTTCCCCCAAGGACGCTGTCCTACAACCCTGCTGAGCGTTCGGTTCTTGTCACATCCCCAGCGGACGGCGGCTCTTATGAGCTCATCAACCTTCCCCGTGATGGTACTGGCGCCATTGAGCCAACCGAGTCCAAGCGGGGCTCTGGTAACTCGGCCATCTTTGTTGCCCGCAACCGCTTTGCCGTCCTGAACACCGCTGCCCAAACCATCGATATCAAGGACCTTCAGAACAACGTTACCCGGTCCTTCAAGCCACCTCTTGGCACTAGCGACATCTACTTTGGTGGCACGGGTaaccttctcatcatcacccccacgGCAGTACACCTTTACGATGTTcagcagaagaagaccacTGCCGAGCTCGCCGTAAATGGTGTCAAGTACGTCGTCTGGTCCAACGATGGCCTCTATGCCGCTCTCCTCAGCAAGCACAATGTCACCATTGTGACGAAGACCCTTGAGCAGGTCAGCACGCTCCACGAAACGATCCGCATCAAGAGCGCCACCTGGGACGACGCCGGTGTCTTGTTGTATTCCACCCTTAACCACGTGAAGTACACGCTGTTGAACGGCGACAATGGTATCGTGCGCACTCTTGATCAGACTGTCTATCTTGTGAGGGTCAAGGGCCGTAACGTCTACTGCTTGGATCGTACTGCGAAGCCCAGAATCCTCCAGATTGACCCTACCGAGTACCGCTTCAAGCTTGCCCTTGTCAAGAGAAACTACGAGGAGATGCTGCACATCATTCAGAACTCCAGCTTGGTCGGCCAATCCATTATTTCGTACCTGCAAAAGAAAGGCTACCCAGAGATTGCCCTTCAGTTCGTGCAAGACCCCACCACCCGCTTCGAGCTTGCGATTGAGTGCGGAAACCTTGAGGTGGCTGTTGAGATGGCCAAGCAGCTGGACAGGCCAAAATTGTGGACGAGATTGAGCGCCGAGGCCCTTGCTCACGGGAACCACTCCATTGTTGAGATGTGCTATCAGAAGCTCAAGCAGTTCGACAAGCTCTCCTTCCTATATCTCACAACCGGTGACGAGGCCAAGCTGACAAGGATGGCCAAGATTGCGGAGCACCGCGGAGACTTTGGCTCTAGATTCCAAAACGCCCTCTATCtcggtgaggttgaggacaGAATCCAGATGTTCAAGGAGATCGATCTCTATCCTCTGGCCTACGCTACAGCCAAGGCCCACggtctggaggaggagtgccAGTCGATCTTGGAGGCTGCCGGTCTCACAGAAGACGAGCTCAACTTCGCCACCTTTGGCGAGCCTCTCACGCCTCCCAAGCCCGTTGTTCCTACATACAAGGCCAACTGGCCAACAAAGGCCACATCGCAATCCTTCTTCGAGAAGGCGCTGCTTGGCCAGATGGAGGGTCTTTCATTAGAAGACGAGTCAGCGGCGGTCAATGGTGTTGACGCcgaagctgaggaggatggtgctAAGCGCGACCTCCTTGGAGAcgccgatgaggaggaggaggatgctggCGGCTGGGACATGGGTGATGACGTTGTGCcagagattgaggagggccTGGCCGATGTCAACATCGCtgaggctggtggtgctggcagcAGCGAGGCTGATCTCTGGGCTCGCAACTCACCTCTGGCTGTTGACCATGCTGCCGGTGGCTCGTTTGAGTCTGCGATGCAACTGCTCAACCGTCAGGTTGGTGCCGTCAACTTTGCTCCTCTCAAGTCCCGGTTCTTGGAAGTATACCAGGCTTCCAAGACATATCTCCCTGCGTCGGCCGGCCTTCCCCCATTGGTCAACTATGTTCGCCGCACGGTAGAGGAGGCTGATCTTAGAAAGGTGCTTCCCGTCATCCCCAGGGATCTGGAGTACCTTGCCGAGCATGATCTTCACCGCGGTTACAAGTGCATGAAGACCAACAAGTTGGAAGAGGGTGTGACTATCTTCAAGAACATCCTGCACTCGCTGCTTGTCAACGCGGTTGGCtcggaggacgaggttgcggaggccaagaaggtcattactgctgctgccgagtACACCCTCGCCATGTCGATTGAGCTTGAGCGCAGGTCTCTTGGCACACCAGAGGCCATCCTGGCCAACCCCGAGCTCCTGAAGCGGAACTTGGAGCTTGCCGCTTACTTTACCATTCCCAAGATTGAGGTGGCTCATCGCCAGTTGGCTCTGTCTAATGCCATGACTCAGTCGATGCGCAGCAAGAACTACAGCAGCGCGTTGAGCTTTGCTAACAGGATAATCTCCAACGGTGATGCTGGCGGCGCTTTGGCCAAGCTTTTGGAAGCT GCCCGGAGAAACAAGGCCACCTGCGAGCGCAACCCTCACGACGCGGTGGAAATTGAGTTTGATCAATTTGCCGAGTTTGAGATTTGCGCGGCGAGCTACACGCCCATCTACAGCGGCACCTCGTATGAGGAGTGCGCGTTTGATGGGTCCAAGTACCACACCAAGTACAAGGGCACCGTCTGCAAGGTGTGCGAGGTGTGCGAGGTTGGCAAGCACGGCAGCGGTTTGAAGCTTTTTGCTTGA